From Bdellovibrionales bacterium, the proteins below share one genomic window:
- the rplQ gene encoding 50S ribosomal protein L17, with amino-acid sequence MRHGIKGRKLNVTSSHRQAMLANMMCALIKHEQIKTTLPKAKELRPVIEKMITIGKKGTLAARRQAFSTLRDDAMVTKLFSVLAERYKTRAGGYTRVLKAGIRYGDATTMAFIEFIDRDLEAKGKDSGPVIVKTDEMDTEAAE; translated from the coding sequence ATGCGTCACGGTATTAAAGGTCGTAAACTCAACGTCACAAGCAGCCATCGTCAAGCGATGCTCGCCAATATGATGTGTGCGCTGATCAAGCACGAACAAATCAAGACAACGCTTCCTAAGGCGAAAGAGCTTCGCCCTGTCATCGAAAAGATGATCACGATTGGCAAAAAGGGAACCCTTGCGGCTCGCCGTCAGGCCTTTTCTACGCTGCGTGATGACGCGATGGTCACCAAGTTGTTTTCCGTTCTGGCCGAACGCTATAAGACACGCGCGGGTGGTTATACGCGCGTTTTAAAGGCGGGGATCCGTTACGGCGACGCGACGACGATGGCATTCATCGAGTTTATCGATCGCGACCTTGAAGCTAAGGGCAAAGACAGCGGCCCCGTGATCGTCAAGACAGACGAAATGGACACCGAGGCGGCGGAATAA
- a CDS encoding helix-turn-helix transcriptional regulator: MMKKSDKEPPHWIENLKALMAARNLNPRRLSIKSGLNATAVRDMLDGRARYPRYDTIEALAHSLEVTPAQLMGGSPLADGSAGGDPMAQEDLNLLTEIIARLQETAEEQKQPLKPRDFAAMATTIFRTIKEKPAFKNPRADITPTINQLVTYDTLRRRSGSKS; the protein is encoded by the coding sequence ATGATGAAGAAATCAGATAAAGAACCGCCTCACTGGATCGAAAACCTGAAGGCCCTTATGGCCGCCAGAAATCTCAATCCTCGACGCCTGTCGATCAAGTCAGGCCTCAACGCAACAGCTGTGCGCGATATGCTGGATGGCCGTGCGCGCTATCCTCGCTATGACACCATTGAGGCGTTGGCGCATTCCTTGGAAGTCACCCCTGCTCAATTGATGGGGGGCAGCCCTCTTGCCGATGGATCTGCTGGCGGCGATCCTATGGCGCAGGAAGATTTGAACTTGCTGACGGAAATTATCGCCCGCCTTCAAGAGACGGCGGAAGAACAGAAACAGCCGCTCAAGCCACGGGATTTCGCGGCCATGGCGACCACGATTTTCCGCACGATCAAAGAAAAACCAGCCTTCAAGAATCCGCGTGCCGACATCACGCCGACGATCAACCAGTTGGTTACCTATGACACGCTGCGCCGCCGTTCAGGCAGCAAGAGCTGA
- the rodA gene encoding rod shape-determining protein RodA gives MSRLSSAEHMSLTDKLHLINWGLVAIIALIGLTGIALLYSAGGKSWEPWAAPQAIRLALGFCLMLCLALVDIRFWLRAAYPLFGFMFFLLIVVEIMGHVGMGAQRWINLGFFVLQPSELMKIALVLALAKYFHSLELDEIGRPAMLIPPLLMVLAPVGLVLLQPNLGTALLLTLASGSIFFVAGVRWWKFMIVIALAALILPYAWNHLHDYQKDRLLTFVHPDNDPLGTGYNIIQSKIALGSGGLFGKGFGMGSQSQLQFLPEKHTDFIFVVLAEEFGMVGAVALLALYFMLLVYGVMIALTSRSQFARLTAFGLTTSFFLYVFVNVAMVTGLIPVVGIPLPLVSYGGTAMMTLLFGCGVLLSISVHRDIRISRTGITEG, from the coding sequence ACAAGCTCCACCTTATCAATTGGGGGCTTGTGGCGATTATTGCCCTTATCGGCCTGACGGGCATCGCCCTCCTCTACTCCGCAGGCGGGAAGAGCTGGGAGCCATGGGCTGCCCCCCAAGCCATTCGCTTGGCCTTGGGCTTTTGCCTGATGCTATGCCTAGCGCTGGTTGATATTCGGTTTTGGCTTCGCGCCGCTTATCCCCTTTTTGGCTTTATGTTCTTTCTGTTAATTGTCGTCGAAATCATGGGTCATGTCGGCATGGGGGCGCAACGCTGGATCAATCTTGGGTTTTTCGTCCTGCAGCCATCAGAGCTGATGAAAATCGCGCTCGTTCTGGCGCTCGCCAAGTATTTTCACTCGCTAGAACTTGACGAGATTGGCCGCCCCGCCATGCTCATCCCTCCCCTTTTGATGGTTTTAGCCCCCGTTGGCCTCGTTCTTTTACAGCCCAACCTTGGCACAGCCCTGCTTCTGACGTTGGCCAGCGGCTCTATCTTCTTTGTCGCAGGCGTAAGATGGTGGAAATTCATGATTGTGATCGCTCTAGCGGCCCTTATTTTGCCTTATGCGTGGAACCATTTGCACGATTACCAGAAAGACCGCCTGCTCACCTTCGTCCATCCCGATAATGATCCCCTAGGCACGGGTTATAACATTATCCAATCCAAGATCGCGCTAGGCTCTGGCGGTTTGTTTGGCAAAGGGTTTGGCATGGGCAGCCAAAGCCAACTGCAATTCCTGCCTGAAAAGCACACCGATTTCATTTTCGTCGTGCTGGCCGAAGAGTTTGGCATGGTTGGCGCGGTCGCTTTGCTGGCGCTCTATTTTATGCTGCTGGTATATGGGGTGATGATCGCGCTGACAAGCCGCAGCCAATTCGCCCGCCTGACCGCCTTTGGCTTGACGACAAGCTTCTTCCTTTATGTCTTCGTCAATGTCGCGATGGTCACGGGCCTTATTCCCGTCGTCGGCATCCCCTTGCCGCTCGTTTCCTATGGCGGGACGGCCATGATGACCTTGCTGTTCGGGTGCGGTGTCTTGCTGAGCATCTCGGTACATCGCGACATCCGAATCTCGCGAACGGGAATCACCGAAGGCTAA
- a CDS encoding DJ-1/PfpI family protein, translating into MTLSLASPSIAILVANGFDENHITAVQRSMTKEKMTYKMIAPEQGLVNGWQDSTWGHYFTVDESISTAMGSDYDLLVLVGGERGVAKLKTNLHTRRIINHFLEAGKPVAAIGSGVDLLTLSPKSAGLSVSGFSGAAEELQAAQMVVSEEDVCVDGAVLTAKDSQIEGWLSALMGQVAQAQLAQKNEDEAVAA; encoded by the coding sequence ATGACCTTATCGCTTGCCTCTCCAAGCATCGCTATTCTTGTCGCCAATGGTTTTGACGAAAACCACATCACCGCTGTCCAACGGTCTATGACCAAGGAAAAGATGACTTACAAGATGATTGCGCCGGAGCAGGGCTTGGTCAATGGCTGGCAAGATTCGACATGGGGGCATTATTTTACCGTTGATGAGTCCATTTCAACGGCGATGGGGTCGGATTACGATCTTTTGGTTCTTGTTGGCGGTGAGCGTGGCGTTGCAAAACTGAAAACCAATTTGCATACGCGCCGTATTATCAATCATTTCCTTGAGGCGGGGAAACCTGTCGCCGCGATTGGATCGGGCGTTGACCTTTTGACACTTTCTCCTAAAAGCGCTGGCCTTTCCGTTTCAGGCTTTTCGGGCGCGGCAGAAGAGTTGCAAGCGGCCCAAATGGTTGTTAGCGAAGAGGACGTGTGCGTTGATGGCGCTGTTTTGACAGCCAAGGACTCCCAAATCGAGGGGTGGCTTTCTGCCCTTATGGGGCAGGTGGCTCAAGCCCAACTGGCTCAAAAAAACGAAGACGAGGCCGTGGCCGCCTAA
- the rplM gene encoding 50S ribosomal protein L13, translating into MAGKTSLSKRSVQTKSFAAKHGEVEKNWVLFDAEGVILGRLAAVVATILRGKNKPTFTPSVDCGDNVIIINAEKIALTGNKATDKPFYYHTGFPGGIKSRTPAAILAGKYPERVIEKAVERMLPGGPLGRRQLGNLKVYAGTEHPHAAQTPKTIDFAAANPKNKRTK; encoded by the coding sequence ATGGCTGGAAAAACAAGTTTATCAAAGCGGAGCGTTCAGACGAAGAGCTTTGCTGCAAAACATGGCGAAGTCGAAAAGAACTGGGTTCTTTTCGACGCCGAGGGCGTTATTTTGGGTCGTTTGGCGGCGGTTGTCGCGACGATCTTGCGCGGCAAGAACAAGCCGACCTTTACGCCTTCTGTTGATTGCGGTGACAACGTCATCATCATCAACGCCGAGAAGATTGCTCTGACGGGCAACAAGGCGACGGACAAGCCTTTCTATTATCACACCGGCTTTCCTGGTGGGATCAAGTCGCGCACGCCTGCCGCTATCTTGGCGGGTAAGTACCCAGAGCGCGTGATCGAAAAGGCCGTTGAGCGTATGTTGCCAGGTGGGCCTTTGGGTCGTCGCCAGTTGGGCAACCTTAAGGTCTATGCCGGCACAGAGCATCCGCACGCAGCGCAGACCCCCAAGACGATTGATTTTGCCGCCGCTAATCCCAAGAACAAGAGGACAAAGTAA
- a CDS encoding DMT family transporter: protein MSSGIIKQSDKIGIIVSIITAAVYGLYPAAARGAYADGANAIFIVLMTTSVRALLMATFCLLKRKPLYQSKDDRKMALIGGFWQAVSVIGIIGGLAYLSGPIVLVIVFTHTLMLLFFMAWRREIKLDAVTFGSTVAALIGLAFVLDLWSAQTPSHWEGVALAFMAAIATANRLYIYGRQMKSRNPAVVGAETFIVTTVILILIALFKTPVMPETISGWGWAVLCSLSLGTASFGMFYGIALLGSFRWSLFAKIEPIFTALFSVLFLSEYLKAYQYLGMGLVLGSLIVYQIITHRAALKEAILEGQG from the coding sequence ATGTCATCTGGCATTATTAAACAAAGCGACAAAATCGGTATCATTGTATCGATTATAACCGCCGCAGTTTATGGCCTTTATCCTGCTGCCGCGCGTGGTGCGTACGCTGATGGGGCGAACGCCATCTTTATCGTGTTGATGACAACATCGGTCAGAGCCCTTTTAATGGCCACGTTCTGTCTGTTGAAACGCAAGCCCCTTTATCAATCCAAAGATGATCGCAAGATGGCGTTAATCGGCGGCTTTTGGCAGGCTGTTTCCGTTATCGGGATTATCGGCGGGTTGGCTTATCTTTCTGGCCCTATCGTTCTCGTTATTGTCTTTACGCATACGTTGATGCTTCTCTTTTTTATGGCGTGGCGGCGCGAAATTAAACTTGACGCTGTGACGTTTGGCTCAACGGTGGCCGCGCTTATCGGTCTTGCGTTCGTTCTTGATCTGTGGAGTGCACAAACGCCTTCGCATTGGGAAGGTGTGGCGCTCGCTTTTATGGCGGCTATTGCGACGGCCAACCGCCTTTATATCTATGGCCGCCAAATGAAATCGCGCAATCCGGCGGTTGTCGGGGCTGAGACTTTTATCGTGACGACCGTCATCTTGATCCTCATCGCGCTTTTCAAAACGCCTGTGATGCCCGAGACAATAAGCGGGTGGGGCTGGGCAGTTTTGTGCTCCCTCTCTTTGGGAACGGCCAGTTTTGGCATGTTCTATGGCATTGCGCTTTTGGGGTCTTTCCGGTGGAGTTTGTTTGCAAAGATCGAGCCCATCTTTACAGCCCTTTTCTCTGTTTTGTTTTTAAGTGAGTATTTGAAGGCCTATCAGTATCTTGGCATGGGGTTGGTTCTTGGTAGTTTGATTGTTTATCAAATCATCACGCATCGTGCTGCCCTAAAAGAAGCCATTCTTGAAGGGCAGGGCTGA
- the rpsI gene encoding 30S ribosomal protein S9, with protein MAVKAAADEAPKHERKVDDFGRSYATGKRKNAIARVWIKPGNGKISVNGRDVAVYFARPVLQMIVNQPFSVADRAGQFDVVCLVNGGGLSGQAGAVKHGISKALTYFEPALRAPLKVAKFLTRDSRVVERKKYGRAKARKRFQFSKR; from the coding sequence GTGGCTGTTAAGGCCGCTGCTGATGAAGCGCCCAAGCATGAGCGCAAGGTCGATGACTTTGGCCGCTCCTATGCGACGGGCAAGCGCAAGAATGCGATTGCTCGCGTTTGGATCAAGCCCGGAAATGGCAAGATTTCGGTCAATGGCCGTGACGTCGCCGTTTACTTCGCACGTCCCGTTTTGCAAATGATCGTCAACCAACCTTTCTCGGTTGCTGATCGCGCCGGCCAGTTCGACGTTGTTTGTCTTGTGAACGGCGGTGGTTTGTCAGGGCAAGCGGGTGCTGTTAAGCACGGCATTTCGAAGGCCTTGACGTACTTTGAGCCTGCGCTTCGTGCGCCACTCAAGGTTGCCAAGTTCCTGACACGCGACTCGCGCGTTGTTGAACGTAAGAAGTATGGTCGGGCTAAAGCTCGTAAGCGATTCCAGTTCAGCAAGCGCTAA
- a CDS encoding EAL domain-containing protein, with amino-acid sequence MRVWDAEDSRTAATSLVLEQDFILRIRRLHRLNSPHLVANVLLSTIPEDYSGRGPLRDAQRRLQALALAQKGTYAEMSNGDVFLIWPDTMLAKTFPHQAMMVALPNGVAPDDTSKFTVLFNLPQDYALLRERANHYVNESRAGESDEDENSPSRLLQSEAARGPLTAWTVDLIDRLVKEIDLCPFIRSQSVYEIQKDRSWKVLFDESYIGLEEVKQRFFPHIDAEQPRHLFLDLCHVLDRSLLQALTINYDSVSGMNLSLNLSLQTILGVDFAQFTHRIPRAARARIGFEVHCGDLLQDFAQSLSALETLHQEGYNVAIDGVTPDMIGFFNFTRLNVDFIKIKASRDHAVSFKYPLIRESIMHAPREKIIFYHCDSDQTLKAGVELGITKFQGWLIDDYARKWRRG; translated from the coding sequence ATGAGAGTATGGGACGCCGAAGACAGCCGCACAGCGGCAACGAGCCTAGTCCTTGAGCAGGATTTCATCCTGCGCATTCGGCGTTTGCATCGCCTGAATTCGCCTCATCTCGTCGCCAACGTCCTTTTATCTACCATTCCAGAAGATTACAGCGGGCGTGGCCCGCTTAGAGACGCGCAGCGAAGGCTTCAAGCTTTGGCCTTGGCTCAAAAAGGAACTTACGCCGAAATGTCAAACGGCGATGTTTTTCTGATCTGGCCCGACACGATGCTTGCCAAGACGTTTCCCCATCAAGCCATGATGGTGGCCCTGCCTAACGGCGTCGCACCGGATGATACATCCAAATTCACGGTTCTCTTTAACCTGCCGCAAGACTATGCGCTGCTGCGTGAACGTGCCAACCACTATGTGAATGAATCACGCGCAGGTGAAAGCGACGAAGATGAAAACTCGCCCTCGCGACTTCTCCAAAGCGAGGCAGCACGAGGCCCACTGACGGCATGGACCGTTGACCTCATTGATCGCCTTGTCAAAGAAATCGATCTATGCCCCTTTATCCGCTCCCAATCCGTTTACGAGATTCAAAAAGATCGTAGCTGGAAGGTTCTTTTCGATGAATCCTACATCGGGCTTGAAGAAGTCAAACAACGCTTCTTTCCCCACATCGATGCCGAACAGCCCCGCCATTTGTTTTTAGATTTGTGCCACGTTCTGGACAGAAGCTTGCTTCAAGCCCTGACCATCAATTACGACTCCGTCAGCGGCATGAACCTGAGCCTCAACCTGTCGTTACAGACCATTTTAGGCGTTGATTTTGCGCAATTCACACACCGTATTCCACGCGCCGCGCGCGCAAGGATCGGGTTTGAAGTTCACTGCGGGGATTTACTGCAAGACTTTGCTCAATCGCTCAGCGCTCTCGAAACGCTGCATCAGGAAGGCTACAATGTTGCCATTGATGGCGTAACGCCCGATATGATTGGCTTCTTTAACTTTACGCGCCTGAACGTCGATTTTATCAAGATCAAAGCCTCACGCGATCATGCTGTTTCTTTTAAATACCCTCTTATTCGAGAATCCATCATGCACGCCCCGCGTGAGAAGATTATTTTCTATCATTGTGACAGCGATCAAACCCTGAAGGCGGGCGTGGAACTTGGCATCACCAAATTCCAAGGCTGGCTCATCGACGACTATGCCCGCAAATGGCGGCGCGGATAA